CGGGCTCCCCGAGCCCACCGGCAAGGTGGCGCTGGTCACCGGCGCCAGCCGCGGTATCGGCTACGGCATCGCCGAGGCCCTGGTGGCCCGTGGCGACCGGGTCGTCATCACCGGCCGCAACGAGGACGCCCTCAAGGAGGCCGCCGAGAAGCTGGGCGCCGACCGGGTGCTCGGCGTCGCCGGCAAGGCACATGACGAGGCCCACCAGGCGGTCGCCGTCGAGCGCGCGATGGAGGCCTTCGGCCGCGTCGACTACCTCGTCAACAACGCCGGAACGAACCCGGTGTTCGGCCCCATCGCCGACCTGGACCTGGGTGTGGCGCGCAAGGTGTTCGAGACCAATGTCGTCTCGGCGCTCGGCTTCGCGCAGCGCACCTGGCACGCCTGGCAGAAGGACAACGGCGGCGCCATCGTCAACATCACCTCGATCGCCGGCCTCGCGCCCTCGCCCTTCATCGGCGCGTACGGCATGAGCAAGGCCGCGATGGTGAATCTGACGCTGCAGCTCGCCCACGAATTCGCGCCGGGCGTGCGGGTCAACTCCATTGCGCCCGCGGTGGTCAAGACCAAGTTCGCGGCCGCGCTCTACGAGAACCGCGAGGAGGAGGCGGCGGCCGGCTACCCGTTGGCGCGGCTCGGCGTCCCGGAGGACATCGGCGGGGCCGCGGCCTTCCTGCTGTCCGACGCCTCGGGCTGGATCACCGGCCAGACGCTGGTCGTCGACGGCGGTCTGTTCCTCAACGCCGGGGCCTGACGGCACCGGGCGGGCCCTGAGCGGCCTTGCCCTGGTGTGCGCTCCAAGAGGCAGAGTCCGTGGTGCCGGTCCTCATCAGGGCCGGCACCACACCCGTCAGCGGACCTGTCAGGGAGACATGCCATGCACTACCGCACGCTCGGCGGCGATCAGGGGCCCCGCATCAGCGCGATGTGCCTGGGGACGCTGCCGTTCGGCACCACCGTCGACGAGGCGACCTCCTTCGCCGTGCTGGACCGCTTCGCCGAGGCCGGCGGCACCTTCGTCGACACCGCGAACCACTTCGCCTTCTGGGCCCCCGGCGCCACCGGCGACGAGAGCGAGCTCCTGCTCGGCCGCTGGCTGCGCAGCCGGCGCGCGGCCGGCCGTACGGTCCTGGCCACCAAGGTCGGCGCCCGGCCGGACCCGGCCCGTGGTGCCGCACGGTCCGCTCATGCCGAGGGCCTTGGCGGGCCGGCCGTCCGCGCCGGGATCGAGGGCAGCCTGCGCCGCCTGGGCACCGACCGGGTGGATCTCTACTACGCGCACCTGGAGGACCGCAGCGTCCCCCTGGACGAGACCGTCGAGGCGCTGGCCCGTCTCGTCCAGGACGGCACCGTGGGCACCCTCGGGGCCGGGAACCACCGGACCTGGCGGCTCGCGGAAGCCCGGCTCATCGCCGCCGGGCGCGGGCTGCCCGGCTTCCGCGCCGTACAGCAGCGGCACACCTACCTGCGCCCGCGCCGGGGTCTGCCGTCCGACCTGCGGGGGGAGGCCGACGAGGAGCTCCTCGACTACGCGGCGGCACACCCCGACCTGACGCCGACCGGGTATGGGACGCTGATGGGGGGCGCCTACTCCCGGGCGGACAGACCGCTTCCGGAGCGCTACGACCATCCCGGCTCGGTGGCCCGGCTGCGGGTGCTGGCGGAGGTCGCGGCGGAGTGCGGGGCCACCGTGAACCAGGTGGTGCTGGCGTGGCTGATGGGCGGCCCGGTGC
This genomic stretch from Streptomyces nigrescens harbors:
- a CDS encoding SDR family oxidoreductase gives rise to the protein MTEHDNGLPEPTGKVALVTGASRGIGYGIAEALVARGDRVVITGRNEDALKEAAEKLGADRVLGVAGKAHDEAHQAVAVERAMEAFGRVDYLVNNAGTNPVFGPIADLDLGVARKVFETNVVSALGFAQRTWHAWQKDNGGAIVNITSIAGLAPSPFIGAYGMSKAAMVNLTLQLAHEFAPGVRVNSIAPAVVKTKFAAALYENREEEAAAGYPLARLGVPEDIGGAAAFLLSDASGWITGQTLVVDGGLFLNAGA
- a CDS encoding aldo/keto reductase — protein: MHYRTLGGDQGPRISAMCLGTLPFGTTVDEATSFAVLDRFAEAGGTFVDTANHFAFWAPGATGDESELLLGRWLRSRRAAGRTVLATKVGARPDPARGAARSAHAEGLGGPAVRAGIEGSLRRLGTDRVDLYYAHLEDRSVPLDETVEALARLVQDGTVGTLGAGNHRTWRLAEARLIAAGRGLPGFRAVQQRHTYLRPRRGLPSDLRGEADEELLDYAAAHPDLTPTGYGTLMGGAYSRADRPLPERYDHPGSVARLRVLAEVAAECGATVNQVVLAWLMGGPVPVVPVLGVSSVAQLDECLAALALRLDPVQRARLDTA